Proteins from a genomic interval of Cucumis melo cultivar AY chromosome 7, USDA_Cmelo_AY_1.0, whole genome shotgun sequence:
- the LOC103501842 gene encoding 50S ribosomal protein L13, chloroplastic, protein MAMLCASSSTPTFSLHSSLTNGTTSNRSIPTNSLLVAFPLPHSKSSFLLTQTTIPLTSNSKRSALRVRAQELDRVPLEQRWMFEGDELDGPDIWNKTWYPKAADHVNTEKPWYVVDATDKILGRLASTIANHIRGKDLPTYTPSVDMGAFVIVVNAEKVAVSGKKRTQKLYRRHSGRPGGMTVETFDQLQQRIPERIIEHAVRGMLPKGRLGRALFNHLKVYKGPDHPHEAQKPVELPIRDKRINKER, encoded by the exons ATGGCGATGCTCTGTGCTTCCTCCTCTACACCCACTTTCTCTTTACATTCCTCTCTCACCAATGGAACCACAAGTAACAGAAGCATTCCCACAAACTCACTCCTTGTTGCCTTTCCACTCCCACATTCaaaatcttcttttcttctaaCCCAGACCACCATTCCTCTAACCTCCAACTCCAAGAGGTCGGCCCTTCGAGTGCGAGCTCAAGAGCTGGATCGTGTCCCTTTGGAACAACGGTGGATGTTCGAGGGCGACGAGCTCGACGGCCCT GATATATGGAATAAAACGTGGTACCCGAAGGCTGCAGATCATGTGAACACAGAAAAACCTTGGTATGTGGTTGATGCCACTGATAAGATTTTGGGAAGACTAGCTTCGACCATTGCCAATCATATCCGAGGGAAGGATTTGCCAACCTATACTCCTAGTGTGGATATGGGGGCTTTTGTGATTGTG GTAAATGCAGAAAAAGTTGCGGTGTCTGGTAAAAAGAGGACTCAGAAACTATACAGGAGGCATTCAGGGCGACCGGGTGGTATGACTGTAGAAACTTTTGACCAGCTACAGCAGAGAATTCCTGAAAGAATTATCGAGCATGCTGTTCGTGGTATGCTTCCAAAAGGGAGG CTTGGAAGAGCACTCTTTAACCACTTGAAGGTTTACAAAGGACCAGACCATCCACACGAGGCACAAAAGCCAGTTGAGCTGCCAATTAGGGACAAAAGGATAAACAAAGAAAGATAG
- the LOC127150255 gene encoding uncharacterized protein LOC127150255: MLRWVCQQSPKSQTISQVFDSPMFIIKAVIEMTPEEEQLKIASGELFENFRSSTIIQSKNGGSKRVKEVVNDEDDFKKSKKQKSKIKMKKAIRNLQDRVAVVEGQLNSIKSDIDELKGMMSSILKHIGLQRKGDEGDHKVSEGLVDHTLESKDVDNAKTEDVDTGDTPNWLRMPKEDEHIEVKKKGDEDVLEKKVDIGLEEPIDVVDDEDVTEIEPFLTQRPHVRPARRKRASVYLSTPFTTLPKRSLTSTTSTSEYEAIVYDPMHKILDVHLDKLRAWITDKRTDDELRETFHGKKSKAFFRDLFMCRRWLSDEHLDALFLFIRLKIKAAGIPSSQNFTTADTIFMRILVSKWPLYKECIKENRPFDWDEEYRLVDYVVGSKEDFQDPWASVDYVYSPFNVHGNHWVLLCLDLVSCQVKVWDSLPSLTTAEEMTNILLPVRQLVPKLLDSTGFFDRRGRSSTYKEPWPVVIVDSIPLQRNNSDCGVFTIKYFEYIAAGVGLDTLCQENMSYFRKQLAFQLWTNTPMY, encoded by the exons atgctgaggtgggtgtgccaacaatcaccaaagtcccaaactataagccaggtgtttgactcgccaatg tttataattaaggcggtcattgagatgacacctgaagaggagcagttgaaaattgcttcaggtgaactttttgaaaacttccgctcatctaccattattcagtcgaagaatggtggttcaaaaagagtaaaagaagttgttaatgatgaagatgacttcaaaaagagtaagaaacagaagtccaagattaagatgaaaaaggctattcgaaatctccaagatcgagtagcggttgttgaagggcaacttaatagtataaaatcagatattgacgaattgaagggcatgatgtcaagcatattgaagcacattggacttcaaagaaag ggtgacgaaggggaccacaaggtgtccgaaggcttagtagatcatacattagaaagtaaagatgtggataatgctaagaccgaagatgttgacacaggcgatacccctaattggttgaggatgccaaaggaggatgaacacattgaagttaaaaagaag ggcgacgaagatgtgttggagaagaaggttgatattggtttagaggagccaatagatgtcgttgacgatgaggacgtcacagagatagaaccatttctcactcaacgaccacacgttcggcccgcccgtaggaagcgtgcaagtgtttacttatcaaccccattcacaactctacctaaacggtctctgacatcaaccaccagcacctctgagtatgaagcaattgtttatgatcctatgcacaaaatacttgacgtccatttagataaacttcgagcttggattacagacaagcgtacagacgatgagctgcgtgaaacctttcatgggaaaaaatcgaaggcttttttcagagacttgtttatgtgtcgccggtggttgtcggatgag catttggatgcactttttcttttcattcgcttgaagattaaggcagccgggataccttcttctcagaacttcacaactgcagacacaatctttatg cgcattttagtttcgaagtggcccctatacaaagaatgtattaaagagaatcgcccatttgactgggacgaagagtataggttggttgactatgttgtcgggtcaaaagaggacttccaagatccttgggcaagtgttgattacgtttactctccattcaatgtccatggcaaccattgggttctattatgcttggatttggtaagttgtcaagtgaaggtatgggattcgcttccgtcacttacaactgccgaagagatgacaaacatattactgcccgttcgacagttggtgccaaagttgttagatagtactggcttctttgataggagaggtagatcatcgacatacaaggaaccttggccagttgtcattgttgactcaattccacttcaacgaaataatagtgattgtggcgtattcacaattaagtattttgagtacatagctgctggtgttggtttagatacattatgtcaagaaaacatgtcatactttagaaaacaattagcatttcaattatggaccaacactcctatgtattga